One genomic region from Fervidobacterium gondwanense DSM 13020 encodes:
- a CDS encoding ATP-dependent Clp protease ATP-binding subunit produces MFDRFSERSAKVFVTAQEEAKDLGHSYVGTEHLLLAILKLNDKPLSTILERYGLTYARVKNEVISIVGLGMRGFIMSPQMTPRARKVTEIAFEEARMMGSEKIDPEHLLLGILREGEGIAIHILKKLNVNIQALRKEIADNISEEDFFEEAQPLPSYEEQPSSPAVRQLEGFGVDLTAQALRGELDPVIGRENEIERLMQILVRRKKNNPVLIGEPGVGKSAIVEGLAQKIVSGEVPEPLKGKTIFSLDVAAIVAGTKYRGEFEKRMKKLLQVVKGNKDIILFIDELHMIVGAGSAEGAVDAANILKPALARGELHCIGATTPDEYRKYIEKDAALERRFQKIYVQEPTPQMALEILKGLKAKYESHHKVKYTDKSLEAAVYLSQRYITDHFLPDKAIDVIDEAGARTRLKLFVMPSELQLLKLQIESVRNEKEEAVAKQDYERAAELKQKEQELREKFNDMYNDWRKEIDSTIATVDVPEIEEVVAGWTGIPLKKLEETEREKLLKLESALHERVVGQEEAINAIARAIRRARSGLKDPRRPVGVFLFLGPTGVGKTELAKTLAEYLFGDEKALVRFDMSEYMEKFSVSRLIGAPPGYVGYEEGGTLTEKVRRRPFSVILFDEIEKAHPDVFNLLLQIMDDGRLTDSQGHVVDFRNTIIIMTSNIGGSDIVATRKSLGFVEGETREREFSEMKDKVLDEVKRVFKPEFINRVDEIIVFHKLTKEHIEQIIDILLRDIRSRLSERHITLVLSPEAKEFLVNVGYDNVYGARPLKRAIQKYIEDPLSEELLKGEVEDSSEVYVVQEGEKLGFVINKKAEMQTVN; encoded by the coding sequence ATGTTCGATAGATTTTCTGAAAGATCCGCCAAAGTTTTTGTTACTGCTCAAGAAGAGGCGAAAGACCTTGGACATTCATATGTTGGTACAGAACACCTTTTGCTCGCAATATTAAAACTCAATGATAAACCATTATCTACAATTTTGGAAAGATACGGTTTGACATATGCGCGGGTGAAGAACGAGGTAATATCTATAGTCGGTCTTGGAATGCGCGGTTTCATTATGTCACCACAGATGACTCCGAGAGCAAGAAAAGTAACAGAAATCGCTTTTGAAGAAGCGCGAATGATGGGAAGCGAAAAGATAGATCCCGAACATTTGTTGCTCGGTATATTACGAGAAGGTGAAGGTATAGCAATCCATATTTTGAAAAAATTAAATGTAAACATTCAGGCGCTAAGAAAAGAGATCGCAGATAACATCTCCGAGGAAGATTTCTTCGAAGAAGCTCAGCCACTGCCTTCATACGAAGAGCAGCCATCCTCGCCAGCCGTGAGGCAACTTGAAGGCTTTGGTGTAGACCTGACAGCGCAAGCACTCCGAGGAGAGCTTGACCCGGTTATCGGTCGCGAAAATGAAATAGAAAGATTAATGCAGATATTGGTGAGGAGAAAGAAGAATAATCCAGTTCTCATCGGAGAACCTGGTGTAGGTAAGAGCGCAATTGTTGAAGGGCTCGCACAGAAAATTGTCTCTGGTGAAGTACCTGAACCACTTAAGGGTAAGACTATTTTTTCTCTCGATGTTGCAGCCATAGTAGCAGGCACGAAGTATCGTGGAGAATTCGAAAAGAGGATGAAGAAATTACTCCAAGTAGTAAAAGGAAATAAAGACATAATACTCTTCATAGACGAACTCCACATGATAGTTGGAGCAGGTTCGGCTGAAGGAGCCGTAGATGCGGCAAATATATTGAAACCCGCGCTCGCACGTGGCGAACTTCACTGTATTGGCGCAACGACACCAGATGAATACAGAAAATACATAGAAAAAGATGCGGCACTTGAAAGAAGGTTCCAGAAGATATACGTCCAAGAACCAACGCCACAGATGGCGCTTGAAATCTTAAAAGGTTTGAAGGCAAAATATGAAAGTCATCACAAAGTCAAGTACACAGATAAATCCTTAGAAGCTGCGGTTTATCTCTCCCAGCGTTACATAACTGATCATTTCTTGCCAGACAAAGCAATCGACGTGATAGATGAGGCCGGAGCGAGAACGAGGCTTAAATTGTTTGTAATGCCAAGTGAATTGCAACTATTAAAGCTACAAATAGAATCTGTAAGAAATGAAAAAGAAGAAGCTGTTGCCAAGCAAGACTACGAACGAGCTGCCGAATTAAAACAGAAAGAACAAGAGCTAAGAGAAAAATTCAATGATATGTACAATGACTGGCGCAAAGAGATAGATTCTACAATTGCCACTGTTGATGTTCCAGAAATCGAAGAAGTAGTTGCAGGATGGACAGGCATTCCTTTAAAGAAACTCGAAGAGACAGAAAGAGAAAAATTATTGAAACTCGAATCCGCACTTCACGAGAGGGTTGTAGGTCAAGAAGAAGCGATAAATGCGATAGCAAGGGCTATTAGACGTGCTCGAAGTGGTTTAAAAGATCCAAGAAGACCAGTTGGAGTTTTCTTGTTCTTAGGTCCAACTGGTGTTGGAAAGACAGAGCTTGCAAAGACGTTAGCTGAATACCTGTTTGGTGACGAGAAAGCGCTTGTCAGATTTGACATGAGCGAGTATATGGAAAAATTCTCTGTCTCAAGGCTTATTGGTGCACCTCCGGGATATGTTGGATACGAAGAAGGTGGAACACTAACTGAAAAAGTAAGAAGAAGACCATTCTCTGTGATACTGTTCGATGAAATTGAAAAGGCACACCCCGATGTGTTCAACTTGTTGTTGCAGATAATGGACGACGGAAGGTTAACAGATTCACAGGGTCACGTTGTAGATTTTAGGAACACTATAATAATCATGACAAGCAATATAGGTGGTAGCGACATCGTTGCCACAAGAAAGAGCCTCGGATTTGTAGAGGGAGAAACACGAGAAAGAGAATTCAGCGAAATGAAAGACAAGGTTTTAGATGAAGTTAAACGGGTATTCAAACCGGAATTCATTAACAGAGTCGATGAAATAATAGTTTTCCACAAGCTTACAAAAGAGCATATAGAACAAATCATAGACATACTTTTGAGAGATATACGTTCAAGACTTTCCGAAAGGCATATCACTCTCGTGCTTTCACCGGAAGCGAAAGAATTTCTTGTCAACGTTGGGTACGATAATGTCTACGGCGCAAGACCACTTAAGCGAGCCATTCAAAAATACATCGAAGACCCACTCTCTGAAGAACTGCTGAAAGGTGAAGTTGAAGATAGCTCAGAAGTTTACGTTGTTCAAGAAGGAGAGAAGCTTGGTTTTGTTATAAACAAAAAAGCTGAGATGCAGACAGTTAATTAA
- a CDS encoding acetylxylan esterase gives MVFEMPLEQLKTYMGTNPCPPDFDEYWQQALKEMDDVDPQVEIVRETSIEAPYAECYNLYFTGVKGARIRVQLIKPKKIEEPCPAILSFHGYSWYSGDWSDKFGLVAAGFIVAAMDVRGQNGYSEDVGGVKGNTVHGHIIRGLDGKKEDLLYRQIFLDTAELAKIIANMPEVDSRRIAAMGFSQGGGLALACAALSPYVSRVISVYPFLCDYKRVWEMDLAKDAYEEIRTYFRFRDPLHEREDEIFTRLGYIDVQHLAKWIKAEVLMVTGLMDTICPPSTQFAAYNKIQSKKQMLIYPDFGHEQIFFLNDKIFMYLMEMLR, from the coding sequence ATGGTATTTGAAATGCCACTTGAACAGCTCAAAACTTATATGGGAACAAACCCATGTCCACCAGACTTTGACGAATACTGGCAACAAGCATTGAAAGAGATGGACGATGTTGATCCACAAGTTGAAATTGTGAGAGAAACGTCTATTGAAGCACCTTATGCGGAGTGCTATAACCTCTACTTTACAGGGGTAAAAGGTGCAAGGATAAGAGTACAGCTCATAAAGCCTAAGAAGATTGAAGAACCTTGCCCCGCGATATTGAGTTTTCACGGTTATTCTTGGTATTCAGGCGATTGGAGTGATAAATTTGGATTGGTTGCTGCTGGTTTTATTGTTGCCGCGATGGATGTGAGAGGACAGAACGGTTATTCTGAAGATGTTGGTGGGGTGAAAGGAAATACAGTTCATGGACACATTATTAGAGGTTTAGACGGGAAAAAAGAAGACCTCTTGTACAGACAAATTTTCTTGGACACAGCAGAGCTTGCAAAAATAATTGCGAACATGCCGGAAGTAGATAGCCGTAGAATCGCTGCAATGGGATTTTCGCAAGGTGGTGGACTAGCTCTTGCGTGTGCTGCGCTCTCGCCTTATGTATCAAGAGTGATCTCGGTTTACCCATTCTTGTGTGATTACAAGAGAGTTTGGGAGATGGACCTTGCAAAGGATGCGTACGAGGAAATCAGGACGTATTTCAGATTCAGAGATCCACTCCATGAAAGAGAAGATGAAATATTCACGAGACTTGGGTACATAGATGTCCAACATCTTGCAAAATGGATTAAGGCAGAAGTTCTGATGGTCACGGGACTTATGGATACAATCTGCCCGCCATCTACTCAGTTTGCTGCATATAACAAGATTCAAAGTAAAAAGCAGATGTTAATCTACCCTGACTTTGGACATGAACAAATTTTCTTCCTAAATGACAAAATATTCATGTATCTCATGGAAATGCTTAGATGA
- a CDS encoding DUF4350 domain-containing protein — protein sequence MNTTKFAKVLLTLLFFSFIVFPTLSLSSADEYQIFYGNLHAHTSFSDGKGTPEEAYEHASNYADVQAVTDHCYFLKIPVNGQSKTSLTQEAARTSTVKGKFVGLQGFEWTAGSGHINVYETLEFISRDEKGDLKDFYEWIVKVKKLAQFNHPGMTFGNFNNFWFWPEADNYVNLVEIGNGNWSSSDIISEEMYRNYILALNRGWHLSPTANQDNHKPNWASANDGRTGILAKELTYEDVMEALWSRRTFASEDKNVKIYFYANGAVMGSILNSSKDSQVEISVFYSDKNDPVGKMYIVSQSKTYEVKDVQGKDEFEYRNSFEIPDGFEWYFIYILQKDGNEIVSAPVWFEAESGIRVNYVRVGPEKPNVSQSVSVSFDIYNTKNTAESGKLRILVDDSEVYTEDISLPSYGIIYDKSIDLGKFTEGTHKVEFLFNDVNIQSISFEVSKKAGFSILFDKLHENDLSDELLRAIQTLSNAGNIVSFSETMLKDYDVDYVIIPTPSAEGLSFFKDLMPDEIEWLNKMGEKVYLVKGSDEEYFNIYKEALPSARVFESAIELLKAFGISQDSKTIEQLRNVVFIDQGHSNDYSKDKLTLFDKFLKSTGYDVQYINTIDSLDGKYLIVMNGKGYSDEEIKNIVEFVRKGGTLVITSKSDYSNGGNTEDLNLILDAMNSPVRFNDDQVVDEINNYGANYKVLAENVRFYSTCSLLIYGNANILISSESANSVDSDGKDDAQPVDKVVLAASFKFGDGEVILLGKAVFSDYDFELNKEFVQKIFRGAIEK from the coding sequence ATGAACACTACGAAATTTGCTAAAGTTTTGCTAACACTTCTATTTTTCTCTTTCATAGTATTCCCAACACTAAGCTTAAGTTCTGCAGATGAGTACCAGATATTTTATGGAAATTTACATGCTCACACATCGTTTTCGGACGGGAAAGGTACACCAGAAGAAGCTTATGAGCATGCTTCAAACTATGCGGATGTTCAGGCAGTCACGGATCACTGCTACTTTTTAAAAATCCCTGTCAATGGTCAGTCAAAGACATCTCTTACCCAGGAAGCGGCAAGAACTTCAACGGTGAAAGGCAAATTTGTGGGACTGCAGGGATTTGAATGGACTGCCGGTTCAGGACACATAAATGTTTACGAAACTTTAGAATTCATAAGTAGAGACGAGAAAGGTGACCTGAAAGACTTTTATGAATGGATAGTAAAGGTAAAGAAGTTGGCTCAATTTAATCATCCAGGAATGACATTTGGAAACTTCAACAATTTCTGGTTTTGGCCAGAGGCTGATAATTACGTCAATCTTGTAGAAATTGGTAATGGTAACTGGTCGAGCTCAGACATTATCTCTGAGGAAATGTACAGAAACTACATCTTAGCACTGAACAGAGGCTGGCATCTAAGCCCCACTGCAAACCAGGATAACCACAAACCAAATTGGGCAAGCGCAAACGATGGTCGAACTGGAATATTAGCTAAAGAACTCACATACGAAGATGTTATGGAGGCTCTGTGGAGCAGAAGAACATTTGCGAGTGAGGATAAAAATGTAAAGATATATTTCTACGCAAATGGTGCAGTAATGGGAAGTATCTTGAATTCATCTAAAGATAGTCAGGTCGAAATATCCGTTTTTTACTCTGATAAGAATGACCCAGTAGGAAAGATGTATATCGTCTCACAAAGCAAAACCTATGAAGTAAAGGATGTTCAGGGCAAGGACGAATTTGAGTATAGAAACTCATTCGAAATTCCTGACGGCTTCGAATGGTATTTTATCTACATCTTGCAAAAGGACGGTAACGAAATCGTCTCTGCACCAGTGTGGTTTGAAGCGGAGTCTGGTATAAGAGTTAACTACGTCAGAGTAGGTCCAGAGAAGCCAAACGTATCACAAAGTGTCAGCGTTAGTTTCGATATTTACAACACAAAAAACACCGCAGAATCAGGAAAACTAAGGATTTTAGTAGACGATTCAGAGGTCTACACCGAAGATATTTCTTTGCCATCGTATGGCATTATTTACGACAAGAGTATAGACTTAGGAAAATTCACTGAGGGTACACACAAGGTTGAGTTCTTGTTCAACGATGTTAATATCCAGTCTATTTCATTTGAAGTTTCAAAAAAGGCGGGATTTTCTATACTATTTGACAAACTTCACGAAAATGACCTTTCAGATGAATTACTCAGAGCCATACAAACACTTAGCAACGCAGGAAATATCGTGTCGTTTAGTGAAACGATGCTAAAAGACTACGATGTCGACTATGTGATCATACCAACTCCAAGTGCTGAAGGCTTGAGCTTTTTCAAGGATTTGATGCCTGACGAGATAGAATGGCTCAACAAGATGGGTGAAAAGGTTTACTTAGTAAAAGGCTCTGATGAAGAATACTTCAATATATACAAAGAAGCTCTCCCAAGTGCGAGGGTGTTTGAAAGTGCAATCGAACTTCTGAAAGCCTTCGGTATATCACAAGATTCCAAGACTATTGAACAGTTAAGAAACGTTGTATTTATTGATCAAGGGCATTCTAACGATTATTCCAAAGATAAGCTGACCCTATTTGATAAGTTCTTGAAGTCAACAGGATATGATGTACAGTACATAAACACGATAGATTCACTTGACGGAAAATATCTCATAGTTATGAACGGAAAGGGATATTCAGATGAAGAAATTAAGAATATAGTGGAGTTCGTGAGAAAAGGTGGTACATTAGTCATTACCTCAAAGAGTGATTATAGTAACGGTGGGAACACTGAGGACCTCAATTTGATTTTAGACGCTATGAACTCACCTGTAAGGTTTAACGATGATCAAGTTGTTGACGAAATTAATAATTATGGTGCAAATTATAAAGTACTTGCAGAGAACGTGAGATTTTACTCAACATGTTCGCTCTTGATATATGGAAACGCAAATATACTGATATCGTCAGAAAGCGCAAATTCAGTGGATTCAGACGGTAAAGATGATGCTCAACCTGTGGATAAGGTTGTGCTCGCTGCAAGTTTCAAATTTGGCGACGGTGAAGTAATACTCCTTGGTAAGGCTGTTTTCTCAGATTACGATTTCGAATTAAATAAGGAATTTGTTCAAAAGATTTTTCGAGGTGCTATAGAGAAATGA
- the obgE gene encoding GTPase ObgE: MEKIGFVDLVDFYVKAGDGGNGAATFRREKYVPFGGPDGGDGGDGGFVFLVADPTISTLYHLTEKRKYTAENGENGRRKKQDGKSGRDLILRVPVGTVVKDYDTGEVIADLDEPEKYCCVARGGKGGRGNTHFKSSTNQAPKIAERGVAGEERHILLELKLLADAGLVGYPNVGKSSIISRISNSKPKIANYHFTTLIPNLGVVVVDKPENSFVVADIPGLIKGASDGKGLGNVFLRHVERCNLIVHVVDIAGSEGRDPAQDYYDIRKELEFFSPYLASKEEIVVGNKSDLLSEEELLKNIERFKKATGKDVLPISAVVGIGLDKLKFNIWERIKESRKLLTDRVDIEKIQFAKPEPVRITLPDRVDIVITRNDKGEFEVKSQYITAYLEKYKKEAKYMLEDILEILEKNGLDDKLRKAGVKDGDTVWIEGVEFTFKE, from the coding sequence ATGGAGAAGATAGGTTTTGTGGATTTAGTAGATTTCTACGTAAAAGCCGGTGACGGTGGAAATGGTGCTGCTACTTTCAGAAGAGAAAAATACGTACCTTTCGGTGGGCCAGATGGCGGAGATGGCGGAGATGGCGGTTTTGTCTTCCTTGTTGCTGACCCAACAATATCAACGTTGTATCATTTAACCGAAAAAAGAAAATATACCGCGGAAAATGGCGAAAATGGTCGACGGAAAAAGCAAGATGGAAAGAGTGGTCGAGATTTAATATTAAGAGTTCCTGTAGGCACTGTTGTTAAAGATTACGATACAGGTGAAGTGATTGCTGATCTTGACGAACCCGAAAAATATTGCTGTGTTGCGCGTGGCGGTAAAGGTGGTAGAGGCAACACTCATTTCAAATCGTCGACAAACCAAGCACCTAAGATCGCTGAGAGAGGTGTAGCAGGTGAAGAGAGACATATTTTGCTAGAGCTCAAGTTGCTCGCTGATGCAGGTCTTGTTGGGTATCCGAATGTTGGGAAAAGCTCGATAATATCACGAATTAGCAATTCTAAACCTAAGATAGCAAACTATCATTTTACAACACTTATACCCAACCTTGGAGTCGTTGTCGTTGATAAACCCGAAAACTCTTTTGTTGTAGCAGACATTCCAGGGCTGATTAAGGGTGCGAGTGATGGAAAAGGACTTGGGAACGTTTTTCTGAGACATGTAGAAAGGTGTAATTTAATTGTTCACGTTGTTGATATTGCTGGTAGTGAGGGGCGCGATCCAGCGCAGGATTATTACGATATAAGAAAAGAGCTTGAGTTCTTCAGCCCATACCTGGCAAGCAAGGAAGAGATAGTGGTTGGGAATAAATCCGACCTACTTTCAGAGGAAGAACTGTTAAAAAATATCGAGAGATTTAAGAAAGCAACGGGAAAAGACGTGCTTCCAATTTCAGCCGTGGTCGGTATTGGCCTTGACAAGCTTAAGTTCAACATATGGGAGCGCATTAAGGAGAGTCGCAAATTACTTACGGACAGAGTTGATATTGAAAAGATTCAGTTTGCTAAACCAGAACCAGTTAGAATCACGTTGCCGGATAGGGTTGATATCGTTATCACAAGAAATGATAAAGGTGAATTCGAAGTAAAAAGTCAATATATAACAGCGTATCTTGAGAAGTACAAGAAAGAGGCAAAATACATGTTAGAGGATATTCTCGAAATACTTGAAAAGAACGGACTTGATGATAAGTTAAGAAAGGCTGGTGTAAAAGATGGAGATACTGTATGGATTGAGGGAGTTGAATTCACTTTCAAAGAATGA
- a CDS encoding nicotinate-nicotinamide nucleotide adenylyltransferase: MEILYGLRELNSLSKNDTAVLFGSSFNPPHLGHLVIFNYAFNYFDADFYILPTKNPPHKAINVPFEKRFEWAVKTFQVFKSQYKGLYITDLEKHIEGVNYAIYNVEYFLNYYRNVILLIGEDALGNIEKWFKYEELLRKSTLAVYPRTRDGRLYKRGHDVLGELYDKVLELDFPIIEISSSDIRRFVREGKSITGLVPTEIEDDVIKTYQHLEEGERW, translated from the coding sequence ATGGAGATACTGTATGGATTGAGGGAGTTGAATTCACTTTCAAAGAATGATACTGCAGTTCTCTTTGGGAGTTCCTTCAACCCTCCACATTTAGGACATCTTGTCATTTTTAATTACGCATTCAATTACTTCGATGCAGATTTCTATATTTTACCAACCAAAAATCCGCCACACAAAGCGATAAATGTTCCATTTGAAAAACGTTTCGAATGGGCAGTCAAAACTTTTCAGGTTTTTAAGTCGCAATATAAAGGTCTATACATAACCGATTTGGAAAAACATATTGAAGGAGTTAATTACGCCATATATAACGTGGAATACTTCTTGAATTATTATAGAAATGTAATACTTCTTATTGGGGAAGATGCACTTGGCAATATTGAAAAGTGGTTTAAATATGAAGAACTTTTGAGAAAATCAACACTTGCCGTGTATCCAAGGACACGCGATGGAAGGCTTTACAAACGTGGACACGATGTTCTCGGGGAGTTATATGATAAAGTACTCGAACTGGACTTTCCAATTATTGAGATCTCATCATCAGATATTAGGAGATTTGTACGAGAAGGGAAATCGATAACTGGCCTTGTTCCAACCGAAATAGAGGATGACGTCATCAAAACTTACCAACATTTAGAAGAGGGAGAGAGATGGTGA
- a CDS encoding tRNA dihydrouridine synthase, whose protein sequence is MVKKASFLPGNIGLAPMAGITDYTFRRICFARGAHFAFTEMISAKSILMNLSVNETYLPREDEKYKVGVQLFGSDPYELSEAASIVQERGLWIDLNAGCPVNKVVKKGAGSGLLRDLHKLKIIVREMRKVAKRFTVKTRIGWDKYEFEKIYDILVSEGVDAIFIHGRTAKQMYSGEAVWDIYNPGLVPLYISGDVYSHDDFKRATEKYGMDGAIVARGAIGNPWIFSGAKPSLNERIKTVFEHIDGLYSEYGTHGVVEFRKFIAGYTKDLPYAREFRNVAMKITDTDELKRAFIEYFRRVENVLEGIYAQNERG, encoded by the coding sequence ATGGTGAAGAAAGCAAGTTTCCTTCCAGGAAATATTGGATTAGCTCCAATGGCTGGAATAACGGATTACACCTTCAGACGCATATGTTTTGCACGCGGCGCTCACTTTGCTTTTACAGAAATGATTAGTGCAAAGAGTATTCTTATGAATTTATCTGTCAACGAGACTTATTTGCCAAGAGAAGATGAAAAGTACAAAGTTGGCGTGCAGCTCTTCGGTTCGGATCCTTATGAATTATCTGAAGCAGCTTCAATTGTTCAAGAAAGAGGATTGTGGATTGATTTAAATGCGGGGTGTCCAGTTAACAAAGTAGTAAAAAAAGGTGCAGGCAGTGGTTTGTTAAGAGACCTTCATAAGTTAAAAATTATAGTGCGTGAGATGAGAAAGGTTGCAAAACGATTCACTGTTAAAACCCGTATCGGTTGGGACAAATACGAATTTGAAAAGATTTACGACATACTTGTTAGCGAAGGTGTGGACGCGATATTCATCCACGGAAGAACTGCGAAGCAGATGTACTCTGGAGAAGCTGTATGGGATATCTACAATCCTGGACTTGTTCCGTTATACATAAGTGGGGACGTATATTCTCATGATGACTTTAAAAGAGCAACTGAGAAATATGGTATGGACGGTGCTATAGTTGCCAGAGGTGCAATTGGTAACCCTTGGATCTTTTCTGGAGCAAAGCCGTCCTTGAATGAGAGAATTAAAACAGTCTTTGAACATATAGATGGCCTTTACAGTGAATACGGAACACATGGCGTTGTGGAGTTCAGAAAATTCATTGCAGGGTATACTAAGGACCTGCCATACGCACGGGAGTTTAGAAATGTGGCTATGAAAATTACAGACACCGATGAGCTAAAAAGAGCTTTCATCGAATACTTCCGAAGGGTTGAAAATGTACTCGAAGGTATTTATGCTCAAAACGAGAGGGGTTAA
- a CDS encoding histidine phosphatase family protein, with product MGNVYLLRHGSTEWNEQQLWQGVVDTELSRKGYEQVRNVARLLRNKNVSRISSSPMKRALQSAKIIAEEIGYTGQIEIDNRLRECEIRLWNGKNFEQVLTDHHKEFNEWRTNLYSNVDGAESLASVQERMSQVLSEIIVHYPNENVIIVSHAIALRMLIAKVLGLVPPLHLNFGLDNASLSCLYVRDGTVRVKFLNISADELIY from the coding sequence ATGGGAAACGTATATCTCTTAAGACATGGAAGCACTGAATGGAATGAACAACAACTATGGCAGGGAGTTGTCGACACAGAGCTGTCTAGAAAAGGATACGAGCAGGTGCGAAACGTTGCGAGACTTTTAAGGAACAAAAATGTCTCGAGAATATCCTCCAGTCCTATGAAAAGGGCTTTACAAAGTGCAAAGATAATCGCAGAAGAAATAGGGTATACTGGGCAGATCGAAATCGACAACAGACTTCGCGAATGTGAAATAAGGTTGTGGAACGGGAAGAATTTTGAACAAGTACTGACTGACCATCACAAAGAATTCAACGAATGGAGAACAAACCTTTATTCGAATGTAGATGGGGCAGAATCTCTAGCAAGCGTGCAAGAACGGATGTCCCAAGTTTTGTCAGAAATAATAGTTCACTATCCGAATGAAAATGTTATAATTGTTTCGCATGCAATTGCGTTGAGGATGTTAATTGCCAAAGTTCTCGGTCTTGTTCCACCTTTGCATCTGAACTTTGGACTTGACAATGCTTCACTGAGCTGTCTGTATGTGAGAGACGGTACAGTGAGAGTTAAGTTCCTAAACATTTCTGCGGACGAACTCATCTACTGA
- a CDS encoding ABC transporter ATP-binding protein, whose product MPGSSVSIVEVDKYFGDFHVLKNINLEIRENEFFSLLGPSGCGKTTLLRIIAGLEDVDDGDVLLDDKSIIHLPPNKRPVNTIFQNYALFPHLTVYENIAFPLRLKKLSENEIKEKVEWLLSLTRLEEHAKKKPTQLSGGQKQRVSLARALANEPKVLLLDEPVSALDAKLRQELLIELDNLHDKVGITFIYVTHDQSEALSVSDHVAVMNNGIVVQYGTPYEIYESPADTFVATFIGESNLMKGTVKELISENYALVEFPTLGDIVCFRDKPLNLGDDVLITLRPEKIRISHSKPQLSADSYTNIVHGIVDETIYMGYQTKYFVRTDGGYILKVYKQHASYLLDEKIIQWKDEVYMYWNPDDSFIVEVERVD is encoded by the coding sequence TTGCCTGGAAGTAGCGTGAGCATTGTCGAAGTCGATAAGTACTTTGGAGATTTTCACGTATTGAAGAATATTAACCTTGAAATCAGAGAAAATGAATTCTTTTCTCTCCTTGGTCCCTCTGGCTGTGGTAAAACGACATTGTTGAGAATAATCGCTGGCCTTGAAGATGTGGATGATGGCGATGTTCTACTCGATGATAAAAGCATCATTCACTTGCCACCAAATAAGAGACCAGTGAATACGATATTCCAAAATTACGCACTTTTTCCGCACTTAACTGTTTATGAAAATATAGCTTTTCCTCTAAGATTGAAAAAATTATCTGAAAACGAGATAAAAGAAAAAGTTGAATGGCTACTATCACTCACTCGATTGGAAGAACATGCAAAAAAGAAGCCAACACAACTCTCGGGAGGACAAAAACAGCGCGTTTCACTTGCAAGAGCACTTGCGAACGAACCAAAAGTACTTCTTCTTGATGAGCCAGTGAGTGCACTTGATGCAAAATTGAGACAGGAATTGCTAATTGAACTTGATAATCTTCATGACAAGGTAGGCATCACGTTTATTTACGTTACGCACGACCAATCTGAAGCACTCAGTGTTTCGGATCATGTCGCCGTTATGAACAATGGCATTGTTGTGCAGTACGGGACACCATATGAAATATATGAAAGCCCAGCGGATACATTTGTAGCAACGTTCATTGGTGAAAGTAATTTGATGAAGGGAACGGTAAAAGAGCTCATTTCTGAAAATTACGCACTTGTTGAATTTCCAACACTTGGGGACATCGTGTGTTTTAGGGATAAGCCATTGAACCTTGGCGATGATGTCTTGATAACTTTGAGACCTGAAAAAATTAGAATAAGTCATTCGAAACCGCAATTGTCTGCAGATTCATACACAAATATCGTTCACGGGATTGTTGATGAGACGATATATATGGGCTATCAAACGAAATATTTCGTTAGAACTGACGGTGGTTATATATTAAAGGTCTATAAACAACATGCTAGTTACCTCTTGGATGAAAAGATAATCCAGTGGAAAGACGAAGTTTATATGTACTGGAATCCAGACGATAGTTTCATCGTGGAGGTAGAAAGAGTTGATTAA